From a single Anomaloglossus baeobatrachus isolate aAnoBae1 chromosome 4, aAnoBae1.hap1, whole genome shotgun sequence genomic region:
- the VAMP5 gene encoding vesicle-associated membrane protein 5, whose amino-acid sequence MTSQKLEECQRNADEVKVLMKDNVDKIFEREGKLDNLEVRADELKNMAMNFQKTAQTVERKTYWEKWRWYLIFGGIVLLLIIIVIIVIAAQFSGGGDEAPSSAERMETEPDEKNG is encoded by the exons ACTTCCCAGAAGCTGGAGGAATGTCAGCGGAATGCTGACGAGGTGAAGGTATTAATGAAAGACAACGTGGACAAAATATTTGAGAGAGAAGGAAAGCTTGACAATCTAGAAGTTCGCGCAGATGAGCTCAAGAACATG GCCATGAACTTCCAGAAGACAGCCCAAACTGTGGAACGTAAAACGTACTGGGAGAAATGGCGCTGGTACCTTATTTTTGGAGGGATAGTCCTTTTGCTTATAATTATTGTGATTATTGTTATTGCTGCTCAGTTCAGTGGGGGTGGGGATGAAGCGCCATCGTCAGCAGAACGGATGGAAACTGAACCAGATGAGAAGAATGGTTGA